In a genomic window of Paraburkholderia phenazinium:
- a CDS encoding ABC transporter substrate-binding protein, which translates to MNDDEIKRAGFSRRDMMRVLAAGGMLATGATGMLAGATSAFADTPKKGGKIRAAYESSSTADTLDPAKGSTGADYIRFFMFYSGLAQFDASLTPQPALAESFTSSDAKVWTLKLRKGVTFHDGKALTPADVVYSLMRHKNPATASKVKSVADQFDEVKASGPDEVQVTLSSPNADLPAILATPQLVIIKDGTTDFSTAVGTGPYKVKTFKPGVSTVGTRNDNYWRPGKPYLDEVELIGIGDDSARVNALLSGDVHLISAVDPRATQRVAATPGYAIKETKSGLYTDLIMRRDNALTGNPDFVQGMKYLFDREQIRTAVFRGYAVIGNDQPIPPGHRYYFAGLPQRPYDPDKAKFHLQKAGAVGLTLPPIYATSDANGSIEMAEMMQLSAQKIGVNLTVNRVPPDGYWSNHWMKHPLGFGSINPRPSADVLFTQFFKSDAPWNESGWKNPQFDQLLISARSETDDAKRKQMYADMQTIVSNQGGIGIPSFISLLDGYDKRLKGLGSIPTGGMMGFSFAENVWWDA; encoded by the coding sequence ATGAACGACGACGAAATCAAACGAGCCGGTTTCAGCCGCCGCGACATGATGCGTGTATTGGCAGCGGGCGGAATGCTCGCCACGGGGGCCACCGGTATGCTTGCAGGCGCAACGAGCGCCTTCGCCGACACGCCGAAGAAGGGCGGCAAGATTCGGGCTGCCTACGAATCCAGTTCGACCGCGGACACGCTGGACCCGGCCAAGGGCTCGACCGGCGCCGACTACATCCGCTTCTTCATGTTCTATAGCGGCCTCGCCCAGTTCGATGCCAGCCTGACGCCGCAGCCGGCGCTGGCCGAATCGTTCACCAGCAGCGACGCGAAGGTCTGGACGCTCAAGCTGCGCAAGGGCGTGACCTTCCATGACGGCAAGGCGCTGACGCCGGCTGACGTGGTGTACTCGCTGATGCGCCACAAGAACCCGGCGACGGCGTCGAAAGTGAAGTCGGTGGCGGACCAGTTCGATGAAGTGAAGGCGAGCGGCCCGGATGAAGTGCAGGTCACCTTGAGCTCGCCGAACGCCGACCTGCCGGCGATTCTCGCCACGCCGCAACTGGTCATCATCAAGGACGGCACCACGGACTTTTCGACGGCCGTGGGCACCGGACCGTACAAGGTGAAGACGTTTAAGCCCGGTGTCAGCACGGTCGGCACGCGCAACGACAACTACTGGCGCCCGGGTAAGCCCTACCTCGACGAGGTGGAGCTGATCGGGATTGGCGACGATTCGGCGCGCGTGAATGCGCTGCTTTCCGGCGACGTCCATCTGATCAGCGCAGTCGATCCGCGTGCGACACAGCGCGTGGCGGCGACGCCCGGCTACGCGATCAAGGAAACCAAGTCGGGTCTCTATACCGACCTCATCATGCGGCGCGACAACGCGCTCACCGGCAACCCGGACTTCGTGCAGGGCATGAAGTACCTGTTCGACCGCGAGCAGATCCGCACGGCAGTGTTCCGCGGCTATGCAGTGATCGGCAATGATCAGCCGATTCCTCCTGGCCATCGCTACTACTTCGCCGGATTGCCGCAGCGTCCGTACGATCCGGACAAGGCCAAGTTTCATCTGCAGAAAGCGGGCGCCGTGGGTCTGACGCTGCCGCCGATCTACGCGACCTCGGACGCCAACGGTTCGATCGAAATGGCCGAGATGATGCAACTGTCGGCGCAGAAGATCGGCGTCAACCTGACGGTGAACCGCGTGCCGCCCGATGGCTACTGGTCGAACCACTGGATGAAGCATCCGCTCGGCTTCGGCAGCATCAACCCGCGTCCGAGCGCCGACGTGCTGTTCACGCAGTTCTTCAAGTCGGATGCGCCGTGGAACGAATCCGGCTGGAAGAATCCGCAGTTCGACCAGTTGCTGATCTCGGCACGCTCCGAAACGGACGACGCCAAGCGCAAGCAGATGTACGCTGACATGCAGACCATCGTCAGCAACCAGGGCGGCATCGGCATTCCGTCGTTCATCAGCCTGCTCGACGGTTACGACAAGCGTCTCAAGGGTCTGGGTTCGATCCCGACCGGCGGGATGATGGGCTTCTCGTTCGCCGAAAACGTATGGTGGGACGCCTGA
- a CDS encoding M14 family metallopeptidase, with the protein MTTPSPQQDHAYPVDVEFPDLSPYAAGNTGIPYVYTFDSGVDGPHVMINALTHGNEVCGAIAVKALLDLGVKPRRGKLTLGFSNVDAYLSFDAAKPDASRFVDQDFNRVWTAAKLDDASVDSSELRRARALRPVIDTVDFLLDLHSMHERSAPLIVSGPLDKGIELARALGAPGTVISDEGHPEGRRMRDYEGFGDPLSSRNALLVECGQHWEPSAVVVAKDCTARFLVLAGALDVGDLPADWFSPKPDAMRVIRVTQPVVAKSFDFRFADAFTGLETFAKAGTVIGWNEGEAVVTPYDNCVLVMPSLRQLRPGVTVVRLGQLL; encoded by the coding sequence ATGACAACCCCTTCCCCGCAGCAGGACCATGCCTACCCGGTCGACGTCGAATTCCCCGACCTCAGCCCTTATGCCGCTGGTAACACCGGTATTCCGTATGTCTACACGTTTGACAGCGGTGTGGACGGCCCTCATGTGATGATCAACGCGCTCACGCACGGCAATGAAGTGTGCGGCGCTATTGCGGTTAAGGCGTTGCTCGATCTGGGTGTCAAGCCGCGGCGTGGCAAGCTCACGCTTGGCTTCTCCAATGTCGACGCTTACCTGAGCTTTGATGCGGCGAAGCCGGATGCGTCGCGCTTTGTCGATCAGGATTTTAATCGCGTTTGGACCGCGGCTAAGCTTGATGACGCTAGCGTCGATTCCAGCGAGCTTAGGCGGGCTCGCGCTCTACGTCCGGTGATCGATACTGTGGATTTCCTGCTTGATCTGCATTCCATGCATGAGCGCAGCGCCCCGCTGATCGTTTCGGGTCCGCTGGACAAGGGGATTGAACTCGCTCGCGCTTTGGGGGCTCCGGGTACTGTCATCAGTGATGAAGGGCATCCGGAAGGGCGGCGCATGCGGGACTATGAAGGATTTGGTGATCCGCTTAGCTCGCGGAATGCGCTGCTCGTGGAGTGTGGGCAGCATTGGGAGCCGTCGGCTGTTGTTGTGGCGAAGGACTGTACTGCGCGGTTTCTCGTGCTCGCTGGTGCGCTTGATGTTGGTGATCTTCCGGCTGATTGGTTCTCGCCTAAGCCCGATGCGATGCGCGTGATTCGGGTTACGCAGCCGGTTGTCGCCAAGAGTTTCGATTTTCGGTTTGCCGATGCGTTTACCGGTCTGGAAACGTTTGCTAAAGCAGGGACTGTTATTGGCTGGAATGAAGGTGAGGCTGTTGTTACGCCCTATGACAATTGCGTGCTGGTGATGCCGTCGTTGCGTCAGCTTAGACCAGGGGTGACCGTGGTTCGGCTTGGGCAGTTGCTGTAG
- a CDS encoding hydantoinase/oxoprolinase family protein, giving the protein MGLRIGVDIGGSFADFAVLNDETGELKTLKVFSRPDSPGAEVLRGMEGLAERYGVDPHEVDYFTHGTTVGVNAVVQRKGLKLGLITTRHFEDVLDIARLKGPDMYNLMSKRPAPLVPRERVFGIVGRLTADGTVETPVDEASVLDALDKLKRAGCEGVVVSLLHSYRNPVHEHEVKAILERAMPGLFVSCSSDVWPIIREYERTSTAVIGGYVQPKVSHYLSSLQHALRETGIAADMKVTKSNGGVMSAETGKTNCVQMILSGTASGVIGAAYVAQLCGLRHCMSLDIGGTTADVALIIDGEPQYATGEYIGDFQIHIPSVSVSSIGDGGGSIAWVDDFGVLKVGPESAGSNPGPVCYGRGGTRATITDAFAVMGVIGNASLGYNSVKVDHDAACRAIDALAQRLGSDIYKTAEAIVNVSVSGMYAGVSRIVSRFGIDPRAFSLLPFGGAGPMLACYFARALGMEQVVVPTTPGVLSALGGLIADTKNDFVKTTYYDLDAAALDALRDDAHSLETAARAWMAAETAAPGHAGNDRAARITVSADMRYKGQSFEIDTPLELAWLQNRDIGALSEAFHREHARLYGHSDLKAKIQVVALRLVIASVTPKPALRPIEASEQPPVPDATVKVWMDGAFRDAALFHRAKLLAGQQLAGPAVIAQDDCTTCVLPGFSGRIDAYGNLILTYVGAN; this is encoded by the coding sequence ATGGGCTTGAGAATCGGTGTGGACATCGGTGGGTCGTTTGCCGACTTCGCAGTACTGAATGACGAAACGGGGGAGCTGAAAACGCTAAAGGTGTTTTCCCGGCCCGACAGCCCTGGCGCCGAGGTGTTGCGCGGCATGGAAGGTCTCGCCGAGCGCTATGGCGTCGATCCGCATGAAGTCGACTATTTCACGCATGGCACCACCGTCGGCGTCAACGCCGTCGTGCAACGCAAGGGTCTGAAGCTCGGCCTGATTACGACGCGGCACTTCGAGGACGTGCTGGATATTGCCCGTCTGAAAGGTCCCGACATGTACAACCTGATGTCGAAGCGACCCGCGCCGCTGGTGCCGCGTGAGCGCGTCTTCGGCATCGTCGGGCGGTTGACGGCGGACGGCACGGTCGAGACACCGGTGGACGAAGCCAGCGTGCTCGACGCGCTCGACAAGCTGAAGCGCGCGGGCTGCGAAGGCGTGGTGGTGTCGCTGCTGCACTCGTATCGCAATCCGGTCCATGAGCACGAGGTCAAGGCGATACTCGAGCGCGCGATGCCGGGCCTCTTCGTTTCGTGTTCATCCGACGTATGGCCGATCATTCGCGAGTACGAGCGCACCTCGACGGCGGTGATTGGCGGGTATGTGCAGCCGAAGGTGTCGCACTATCTGTCGTCGCTGCAACATGCACTGCGCGAGACCGGAATCGCGGCGGACATGAAGGTCACCAAGTCGAACGGCGGCGTGATGAGCGCTGAGACCGGCAAGACCAACTGCGTGCAGATGATCCTCTCAGGCACCGCATCCGGCGTGATCGGCGCCGCTTACGTTGCACAACTCTGCGGGCTGCGGCACTGCATGAGCCTCGACATCGGCGGCACGACCGCGGACGTTGCGCTGATCATCGACGGCGAGCCGCAATACGCCACTGGCGAATACATCGGCGATTTCCAGATTCATATTCCTTCGGTTTCGGTGTCGTCTATCGGCGACGGCGGTGGCTCGATTGCGTGGGTGGACGACTTCGGCGTGCTCAAGGTCGGACCGGAGAGCGCCGGTTCGAACCCAGGACCCGTGTGCTACGGTCGCGGCGGCACGCGCGCCACCATCACCGACGCCTTTGCTGTGATGGGCGTGATCGGCAACGCGAGCCTCGGCTATAACTCGGTGAAGGTCGATCACGACGCGGCCTGCCGCGCCATCGACGCGCTGGCCCAACGGCTTGGCTCGGATATCTACAAGACGGCGGAAGCGATCGTCAACGTGTCGGTATCCGGCATGTATGCGGGCGTGAGCCGCATTGTGTCGCGCTTCGGGATCGATCCGCGAGCCTTCTCGCTGTTGCCGTTCGGCGGCGCTGGGCCGATGCTCGCGTGTTATTTTGCGCGGGCGCTCGGCATGGAGCAGGTCGTTGTTCCCACGACGCCAGGTGTGCTGAGCGCACTCGGCGGCCTGATTGCCGATACGAAGAACGATTTCGTCAAGACCACCTACTACGACCTCGACGCAGCAGCGCTCGATGCGCTGCGTGACGATGCGCACTCGCTCGAAACGGCCGCACGCGCGTGGATGGCCGCTGAAACCGCCGCGCCCGGCCATGCCGGTAATGACCGCGCGGCGCGCATCACGGTCTCGGCGGACATGCGCTACAAGGGCCAGTCCTTTGAGATCGACACGCCGCTCGAACTGGCATGGCTGCAGAACCGCGACATTGGCGCGCTGAGCGAGGCCTTCCACCGCGAGCATGCACGACTCTACGGCCATAGCGATCTGAAAGCGAAGATCCAGGTGGTCGCGTTGCGTCTCGTGATTGCATCGGTGACGCCCAAGCCGGCATTGCGGCCTATCGAAGCAAGCGAGCAGCCTCCGGTTCCGGATGCCACGGTGAAGGTCTGGATGGACGGCGCGTTCCGCGATGCGGCGCTGTTCCATCGCGCGAAGCTGCTGGCCGGCCAGCAACTTGCGGGACCGGCCGTGATTGCGCAGGACGATTGCACGACCTGTGTGCTGCCGGGTTTCTCGGGACGTATCGATGCCTACGGCAATCTGATCCTTACCTATGTTGGCGCGAACTGA
- a CDS encoding ABC transporter permease, producing the protein MPASHSPAPSGGGGSVPPPLAKRAARRRVPSLSLSGWIGAAMVALALLVAILGPWLAPNPVGAIVTQDVFAPFSAHLPLGSDYLGRDMLSRIMYGTRLTVLLALAAALFAAVCGTGLGLLAAVAGRAVDETMSRVLDAVSSIPTKMFALMIVAAFGSSLTLLVLTAGISYTPGAYRIARSLAVNISALEYVQVAKVRGENAIYICCVEILPNMIHPMLADLGLRFVFVVLLLSSLSFLGLGVQPPYADLGSLVRENIAGLGDGAPVVLMPAIAIAILTVGVNLLIDGLPGRGKRLRLRRAAEAR; encoded by the coding sequence ATGCCCGCCTCTCATTCACCCGCACCGTCCGGGGGCGGTGGCTCTGTCCCGCCGCCGCTGGCCAAACGCGCCGCGCGCCGTCGTGTGCCTTCGCTGTCGTTGAGCGGCTGGATCGGCGCGGCCATGGTGGCGCTGGCTCTGCTGGTGGCGATTCTCGGGCCGTGGCTCGCGCCGAATCCGGTGGGCGCGATCGTGACGCAGGACGTGTTCGCGCCGTTCAGCGCCCACCTGCCGCTCGGTTCCGACTACCTGGGGCGCGACATGCTGAGCCGCATCATGTACGGTACGCGCCTCACCGTGCTGCTCGCGCTGGCGGCGGCGCTGTTCGCCGCCGTGTGCGGCACCGGGCTCGGCTTGCTGGCGGCGGTCGCGGGCCGCGCGGTCGACGAGACCATGAGCCGCGTGCTCGACGCCGTGAGTTCGATTCCCACCAAGATGTTCGCGTTGATGATCGTCGCGGCGTTTGGGTCGTCGCTGACCTTGCTGGTCCTGACCGCAGGAATCAGCTACACGCCTGGCGCGTATCGCATTGCGCGTTCGCTGGCTGTGAACATCAGCGCGCTCGAATACGTGCAGGTCGCCAAGGTGCGCGGCGAGAACGCGATCTATATCTGCTGCGTGGAGATCCTGCCGAACATGATTCATCCGATGCTCGCGGATCTCGGCTTGCGTTTCGTGTTCGTGGTGTTGTTGCTGAGCAGCCTGAGCTTCCTCGGGCTCGGCGTTCAGCCGCCGTATGCGGACCTCGGTTCGCTGGTGCGGGAAAACATCGCGGGGCTGGGCGACGGTGCGCCAGTCGTGCTGATGCCGGCCATCGCCATTGCGATCCTGACGGTCGGCGTCAACCTGCTGATCGACGGGCTGCCTGGGCGCGGCAAGCGCCTGCGTTTGCGCCGTGCCGCGGAGGCTCGTTGA
- a CDS encoding ABC transporter ATP-binding protein encodes MNSTPANLVEVRGLRVVGSSEGRPETTIVNDIDFTVARGEVLALIGESGSGKTTIALSLMGHARTGCRIAGGSIRVGECDVRALSPDALASLRGRKVAYIAQSAAAAFNPARTILDQVIESALIHRTMSKAAAQAKAVELFRALALPEPELIGKRYPHQVSGGQLQRLLAAMALITDPELVILDEPTTALDVTTQIDVLQAFKRVVKELGTTAVYVSHDLAVVAQMADRIVVLSDGAIREVGSTAQILHAPAHAYTQSLIAAVMPTPRGARPETRAVTSAEARPLLEVKRLVAGYGKVDAKGFPAARILDDVDLVIHRGKTVGVIGESGSGKTTLAKVIAGLVPVASGSLLLDGEPMPKRLNRRTKEQFRRIQIVFQNADTALNPVHTVERILSRPLAFYHGMKGERARQRVAELLDLVRLPAALATRRSGELSGGQKQRINLARALAAEPDLILCDEVTSALDTVVGAAILDLLADLQRKLGVSYLFITHDIGKMRAISDDIVVLYSGHRVEAGDRAALCAPPFHPYADLLISSAPELRTGWLDEASIRCHSELPPIGPRAEHSELCTFLGRCPLRVDGLCNTTAPARRQLSNGAEVLCHRTEVDLTSLQQIPALREGTVV; translated from the coding sequence ATGAACAGCACACCTGCCAATCTGGTTGAAGTGCGCGGTCTGCGGGTGGTCGGCAGCAGCGAGGGCCGCCCGGAAACCACCATCGTGAACGATATCGACTTCACGGTCGCTCGTGGCGAAGTGCTCGCGCTGATCGGCGAATCCGGCTCGGGCAAAACGACCATTGCGCTCTCGCTGATGGGACATGCCCGCACCGGCTGCCGGATCGCCGGCGGTTCGATCCGCGTCGGCGAGTGCGACGTGCGGGCATTGTCGCCTGACGCACTGGCTTCGCTGCGCGGCCGCAAGGTGGCCTATATCGCGCAAAGCGCGGCGGCGGCCTTCAATCCGGCTCGCACGATTCTCGATCAGGTGATCGAAAGCGCGCTGATCCATCGGACCATGAGCAAGGCCGCGGCGCAGGCGAAAGCCGTCGAACTGTTCCGTGCGCTGGCATTGCCGGAGCCGGAGCTGATCGGCAAGCGTTATCCGCACCAGGTGTCGGGCGGGCAGTTGCAGCGGCTGCTGGCGGCAATGGCGCTGATCACGGACCCCGAGCTGGTGATTCTCGACGAGCCGACCACGGCGCTCGACGTCACCACGCAGATCGACGTGCTGCAGGCGTTCAAGCGGGTCGTGAAGGAACTCGGCACGACAGCCGTGTATGTGTCGCACGATCTGGCGGTGGTCGCGCAGATGGCCGATCGCATCGTGGTGCTGAGCGACGGCGCGATCCGCGAAGTGGGCAGCACGGCGCAGATTCTCCATGCACCGGCGCATGCCTATACACAGAGCCTGATTGCAGCAGTCATGCCGACGCCGCGCGGGGCGCGTCCCGAAACGCGCGCTGTTACGAGTGCGGAAGCGCGCCCGTTGCTGGAGGTCAAGCGTCTCGTCGCCGGTTACGGCAAGGTCGACGCCAAGGGTTTCCCGGCCGCACGCATTCTGGATGATGTGGATCTGGTGATTCATCGCGGCAAGACCGTGGGCGTGATCGGCGAATCCGGATCGGGCAAGACCACGCTGGCGAAGGTGATTGCGGGCCTGGTGCCGGTGGCGAGCGGCTCGTTGCTGCTGGATGGCGAGCCGATGCCCAAGCGTCTGAACCGGCGCACCAAGGAACAATTCCGCCGCATCCAGATCGTGTTCCAGAACGCGGACACGGCGTTGAATCCGGTGCATACCGTCGAGCGGATTCTGTCCCGCCCGCTTGCGTTCTATCACGGCATGAAGGGCGAGCGCGCGCGTCAGCGCGTCGCCGAACTGCTCGATCTGGTGCGTCTGCCGGCTGCACTCGCGACGCGCCGCTCAGGCGAACTGTCGGGCGGTCAGAAGCAGCGGATCAACCTGGCGCGTGCGCTCGCTGCCGAGCCGGATCTGATTCTCTGCGACGAGGTGACGTCCGCACTCGATACCGTGGTGGGCGCGGCGATCCTCGATCTGCTCGCCGATCTGCAACGCAAGCTCGGCGTGTCGTACCTGTTCATTACTCACGACATCGGCAAGATGCGTGCCATCAGTGACGACATCGTCGTGCTGTATTCCGGTCATCGTGTCGAGGCGGGCGACCGTGCGGCGCTGTGCGCGCCGCCGTTCCATCCGTATGCGGATCTGCTGATCTCGTCGGCGCCGGAACTGCGCACGGGCTGGCTCGATGAGGCCTCCATCCGCTGTCACAGCGAGTTGCCGCCAATCGGGCCGCGTGCGGAACACTCGGAACTGTGTACGTTTCTCGGACGCTGCCCGTTGCGTGTCGATGGCTTGTGCAACACCACGGCGCCGGCGCGCCGGCAATTGTCGAATGGTGCTGAAGTACTCTGCCATCGCACGGAGGTCGATCTGACCAGCCTGCAGCAGATCCCGGCGTTGCGGGAAGGCACGGTAGTGTGA
- a CDS encoding ABC transporter permease, producing the protein MNQTIAALIVKRIALTLLILLIVSMIIFTITNLLPGDAAQQALGQAATPETVAALRLQFGLDQPAYLRYLHWLAGLVRGDFGLSLSSNLPVSEMIAGRLPKSLELAAITTLVSVPIAISMGILAAVKRGSLLDRIISLGTLALVATPEFLIATFAVLVFAVKLHWLSALSYGGEIDSFHDFMRAYAMPVITLCCVIVAQMARMTRAAVIEQLGSSYVEMAILKGARPARVVLLHALPNAIGPIANAVALSLSYLLGGVIIVETIYNYPGLARLMVDAVSNRDMPLVQACTLIFCLGYLILVLLADLCAIVSNPRLRT; encoded by the coding sequence ATGAACCAGACCATTGCAGCGCTGATTGTGAAGCGCATTGCGCTGACGCTGCTGATTCTGCTGATCGTGTCGATGATCATCTTCACGATTACCAACCTGCTGCCCGGCGACGCCGCGCAACAGGCGCTCGGCCAGGCGGCGACGCCGGAGACGGTCGCGGCCTTGCGGCTGCAGTTCGGCCTCGACCAGCCAGCCTACCTGCGCTATCTGCACTGGCTCGCGGGCCTCGTGCGCGGCGACTTCGGCCTCTCGCTGTCGAGCAATCTGCCGGTCAGCGAGATGATTGCCGGCCGACTGCCGAAGTCGCTGGAACTGGCTGCGATCACCACGCTCGTCTCGGTGCCGATTGCCATTTCAATGGGGATTCTCGCCGCCGTGAAGCGCGGCTCGCTGCTCGATCGCATCATCAGTCTCGGCACGCTCGCGCTGGTCGCGACGCCCGAGTTCCTGATCGCGACGTTCGCGGTGCTGGTGTTCGCGGTCAAGCTGCATTGGCTCTCGGCCCTCTCGTATGGCGGCGAGATCGACAGTTTCCATGACTTCATGCGTGCCTATGCGATGCCCGTCATCACGCTGTGCTGCGTGATCGTCGCGCAGATGGCACGCATGACGCGGGCCGCGGTGATCGAACAGCTCGGCTCTTCGTATGTGGAGATGGCGATCCTCAAGGGCGCCCGCCCGGCACGCGTGGTGCTGCTGCATGCGCTGCCCAACGCGATCGGCCCGATTGCCAATGCGGTGGCGCTGAGCCTGTCGTATCTGCTGGGCGGCGTGATCATCGTCGAGACGATTTACAACTACCCGGGTCTTGCCCGCCTGATGGTGGACGCGGTCAGCAACCGCGACATGCCGCTGGTGCAAGCCTGCACGCTGATCTTCTGCCTCGGCTATCTGATTCTGGTGCTGCTCGCGGATCTGTGCGCGATCGTTTCCAACCCGAGGCTGCGGACATGA
- a CDS encoding hydantoinase B/oxoprolinase family protein, translating into MQFDKAVLQIFANYCVAAAESMAYTLVRTAHSTFVKETEDFSCAITTPDGLTFASPKTLGATWYVGLDYGPVIGMIDHYEPGDIGMTNDAYSGFVATHTPDIVLWKPVFYEGEIVCFVGGHIHNTDMGGAVPASLSRTLTEIEQEGIRFPPTKIVRGGVLDEELLRIMAANVRVPDQNVGDLHAQLASLHTGERRVLEIIERFGIDGFKAGMQALLDYSEEQARTIMRGIPDGEYFFAEYADEDSVRGKPMRVALTLRIRDGSVEFDYTGSDPQLQSSLNIPTGGRERHALALVGFVYVLYTLNPEILLNSGMLRVAHCVLPEGTVVNAERPAAVGMRSLTCKLLHLLTFGAFSRAIPERLAACPAGGLSILSVKTMDRQGGTVMASIGPIGGGAGGMSFDDGEDGSGANNAFLRNTPVEINEAEVPIRITRYGVAPGSGGAGQFRGGQGLVMEFKVFAPNTLVTARNRDRTHFASWGVRGGHAGANARFTKNPDTAHAEQLGNTDLVICNPGDVIRLVGAGAGGYGRPIDRDVQRVCDDVRRGYVTEQEAREVYAVAIVDGEIDARETAALREQAQTLARDIEVLPFEFGPYREAFEAKWTRERYAALTRILSGVPVQWRYFIKHRIFDALDAHVETEGVNAEAIDLIFADLCASWPELRRAS; encoded by the coding sequence ATGCAATTCGACAAGGCAGTACTGCAGATTTTCGCCAACTATTGCGTCGCGGCGGCGGAGAGCATGGCGTACACGCTGGTGCGCACCGCACACTCGACCTTCGTGAAAGAGACCGAGGACTTCTCGTGCGCGATCACGACGCCGGATGGACTCACGTTTGCGTCGCCGAAGACGTTGGGCGCGACCTGGTATGTCGGCCTCGACTACGGCCCGGTGATTGGCATGATCGACCACTACGAGCCGGGCGACATCGGCATGACGAACGATGCGTACAGCGGTTTCGTCGCCACGCACACGCCGGACATCGTGCTGTGGAAGCCGGTGTTTTACGAAGGCGAGATTGTTTGCTTCGTGGGCGGCCACATCCACAACACCGACATGGGTGGCGCCGTGCCGGCTTCGTTGTCGCGCACGCTGACCGAAATCGAGCAGGAGGGCATCCGCTTTCCGCCCACCAAGATCGTGCGGGGCGGTGTGCTCGATGAAGAGCTGCTGCGCATCATGGCGGCCAATGTGCGTGTGCCGGACCAGAATGTCGGCGATCTGCATGCGCAACTGGCGTCGCTGCATACCGGCGAGCGACGCGTGCTGGAGATCATCGAACGCTTTGGCATTGACGGCTTCAAGGCGGGCATGCAGGCGTTGCTCGATTACTCGGAGGAACAGGCGCGCACCATCATGCGCGGCATTCCCGACGGCGAGTACTTCTTCGCCGAGTATGCGGATGAGGACTCGGTACGCGGCAAACCGATGCGCGTCGCGCTGACGCTGCGTATCCGCGATGGCAGTGTCGAGTTCGACTATACCGGCAGCGATCCGCAACTGCAGTCGTCGCTGAACATCCCCACGGGTGGCCGCGAACGTCATGCGCTCGCGCTGGTGGGCTTCGTCTATGTGCTGTACACGCTGAATCCGGAGATTCTGCTTAACAGCGGCATGCTGCGGGTGGCGCATTGCGTGCTGCCGGAGGGCACGGTTGTCAATGCGGAGCGGCCGGCGGCGGTCGGCATGCGCAGCCTCACCTGCAAGCTACTGCACCTGCTGACATTCGGCGCATTTTCGCGCGCGATTCCGGAGCGACTCGCGGCGTGCCCCGCCGGCGGCCTGTCGATTCTCAGCGTGAAGACGATGGACCGGCAGGGCGGTACGGTGATGGCGTCGATCGGACCGATTGGCGGCGGCGCGGGGGGCATGTCATTCGACGACGGCGAGGACGGCTCCGGCGCAAACAATGCGTTTTTGCGCAATACGCCGGTGGAGATCAACGAGGCGGAGGTGCCGATTCGCATCACACGCTATGGCGTGGCACCAGGTTCGGGCGGCGCGGGCCAGTTTCGCGGCGGCCAGGGCCTGGTGATGGAGTTCAAGGTATTCGCACCGAACACGCTTGTGACGGCGCGCAACCGCGACCGCACGCATTTTGCTTCGTGGGGCGTGCGCGGCGGTCATGCGGGCGCGAATGCGCGCTTCACGAAGAACCCGGATACCGCGCATGCGGAGCAACTGGGCAACACAGACCTGGTGATCTGCAATCCGGGGGACGTAATTCGCCTGGTTGGCGCAGGGGCTGGCGGTTACGGCAGACCGATTGATCGCGATGTCCAACGGGTATGCGACGACGTGCGACGGGGTTATGTCACCGAGCAGGAAGCGCGCGAGGTCTATGCGGTGGCGATTGTCGACGGCGAGATCGACGCACGCGAAACGGCGGCGCTGCGCGAGCAGGCGCAGACGCTGGCGCGCGATATCGAAGTGTTGCCATTCGAGTTCGGACCATACCGCGAGGCCTTCGAAGCGAAGTGGACGCGCGAACGTTACGCGGCCCTCACGCGCATTTTGTCGGGCGTACCGGTGCAATGGCGCTATTTCATCAAGCACCGGATCTTCGATGCGCTGGACGCGCATGTTGAAACGGAAGGCGTGAATGCCGAGGCGATCGACCTGATCTTTGCTGACCTCTGTGCATCGTGGCCCGAGTTGCGGCGCGCGAGTTGA
- a CDS encoding cupin domain-containing protein, producing the protein MSQSISTHAVQSECFNEPQGEGTLLSLSPERLLRGQPERRDWPVFERADGKVSTGIWSGTAGAWRIDFPEGQFEFFHVLSGIGAIVPDEGERKPFGPGDAVMVPEGFRGVFEVTEKVTKQYMFVQNI; encoded by the coding sequence ATGTCACAAAGCATTTCCACGCATGCTGTACAGAGCGAGTGTTTTAACGAACCGCAGGGCGAGGGCACGTTGCTGTCGTTGAGTCCTGAGCGGCTACTGCGCGGTCAACCCGAGCGCCGGGACTGGCCGGTATTCGAGCGTGCCGATGGCAAGGTCAGCACGGGTATCTGGAGCGGCACGGCGGGCGCATGGCGGATCGACTTCCCGGAGGGGCAGTTCGAATTTTTCCACGTGTTGTCGGGAATCGGCGCAATCGTGCCGGACGAGGGCGAGCGCAAACCGTTTGGGCCGGGCGACGCGGTGATGGTGCCGGAGGGCTTTCGGGGCGTGTTTGAAGTGACGGAGAAGGTCACGAAGCAGTATATGTTTGTGCAGAATATCTGA